One window from the genome of Anguilla rostrata isolate EN2019 chromosome 5, ASM1855537v3, whole genome shotgun sequence encodes:
- the LOC135255828 gene encoding uncharacterized protein LOC135255828 isoform X2 encodes MQQDGSEKHALLRTYTDQDDDRQDDDRPGDPVLNRDRKRRTWPPCRWACPCSLVLVLCVLQVFCVILYVETHWTVEDLQRQISALNKKAECHYMNGENPEDGVKDNTEHVQGNLLTQQKLLTVESNIARVNQYVVALKTRYENLKSEVQVASRTQLESLSDAILRLNKTAMADTRAVRAELSRLKCVFANVTRWMCGLEERLSSHVQNFSFPALEPIEDEICNFTAFADQLDSRVSKGHDGPFANVPKPGARMGLVHGHPNGSDLRTTHAPLPRPRLQENNSSTDILLMKIKSQPTTNDTYGDIAVERGNSSAVTSVPEEGAGKELDREEGNARPTADGKKTPGLRESEMD; translated from the exons ATGCAGCAAGACGGCAGCGAGAAACACGCGCTGCTCCGCACCTACACGGACCAGGACGATGACCGGCAGGACGATGACCGCCCGGGCGACCCGGTCCTGAACAGAGACCGCAAGCGCAG GACATGGCCTCCGTGTCGCTGGGCTTGTCCCTGCTctctggtgctggtgctgtgcGTCCTACAGGTCTTCTGCGTCATCCTCTACGTCGAGACTCACTGGACAGTGGAGGACCTGCAGCGGCAGATCAGCGCCCTGAACAAGAAAG CTGAGTGCCACTATATGAATGGGGAAAATCCAGAGGATGGGGTTAAGGAcaacactgagcatgtgcaaggAAATCTCCTGACTCAGCAG AAACTGCTGACCGTGGAGTCCAACATCGCCCGTGTTAACCAGTATGTAGTGGCCCTGAAGACCAGGTACGAGAATCTGAAGAGTGAAGTACAGGTAGCATCGCGCACACAG CTGGAATCTCTGTCTGACGCCATACTCCGGCTCAACAAAACGGCAATGGCCGACACCCGCGCCGTAAGAGCAGAACTGAGCCGTCTGAAATGCGTTTTTGCCAACGTCACCAGATGGATGTGCGGTCTGGAGGAGCGCCTGTCTTCACACGTGCAA aatttcagtttTCCTGCACTGGAACCGATCGAGGATGAAATATGCAATTTCACGGCCTTTGCGGATCAACTGGACAGCAGAGTTAGTAAG GGGCACGACGGACCGTTCGCAAACGTCCCGAAGCCCGGCGCCAGGATGGGCCTCGTCCACGGTCACCCGAACGGCTCGGACCTCAGGACCACGCACGCCCCTCTGCCCAGACCGCGTCTGCAAG aGAATAATTCTTCAACTGATATTTTACTGATGAAAATAAAGTCTCAACCGACAACCAACGATACATACGGTGACATTGCCGTGGAAAGAGGAAACAGCTCAG CAGTAACATCCGTCCCGGAGGAAGGTGCGGGCAAAGAATTGGACCGGGAGGAAGGAAACGCGCGGCCTACGGCGGACGGTAAAAAGACCCCGGGACTTCGCG AATCTGAAATGGACTGA
- the LOC135255828 gene encoding uncharacterized protein LOC135255828 isoform X1: MQQDGSEKHALLRTYTDQDDDRQDDDRPGDPVLNRDRKRRTWPPCRWACPCSLVLVLCVLQVFCVILYVETHWTVEDLQRQISALNKKAECHYMNGENPEDGVKDNTEHVQGNLLTQQKLLTVESNIARVNQYVVALKTRYENLKSEVQVASRTQLESLSDAILRLNKTAMADTRAVRAELSRLKCVFANVTRWMCGLEERLSSHVQNFSFPALEPIEDEICNFTAFADQLDSRVSKGHDGPFANVPKPGARMGLVHGHPNGSDLRTTHAPLPRPRLQENNSSTDILLMKIKSQPTTNDTYGDIAVERGNSSEAVTSVPEEGAGKELDREEGNARPTADGKKTPGLRESEMD; encoded by the exons ATGCAGCAAGACGGCAGCGAGAAACACGCGCTGCTCCGCACCTACACGGACCAGGACGATGACCGGCAGGACGATGACCGCCCGGGCGACCCGGTCCTGAACAGAGACCGCAAGCGCAG GACATGGCCTCCGTGTCGCTGGGCTTGTCCCTGCTctctggtgctggtgctgtgcGTCCTACAGGTCTTCTGCGTCATCCTCTACGTCGAGACTCACTGGACAGTGGAGGACCTGCAGCGGCAGATCAGCGCCCTGAACAAGAAAG CTGAGTGCCACTATATGAATGGGGAAAATCCAGAGGATGGGGTTAAGGAcaacactgagcatgtgcaaggAAATCTCCTGACTCAGCAG AAACTGCTGACCGTGGAGTCCAACATCGCCCGTGTTAACCAGTATGTAGTGGCCCTGAAGACCAGGTACGAGAATCTGAAGAGTGAAGTACAGGTAGCATCGCGCACACAG CTGGAATCTCTGTCTGACGCCATACTCCGGCTCAACAAAACGGCAATGGCCGACACCCGCGCCGTAAGAGCAGAACTGAGCCGTCTGAAATGCGTTTTTGCCAACGTCACCAGATGGATGTGCGGTCTGGAGGAGCGCCTGTCTTCACACGTGCAA aatttcagtttTCCTGCACTGGAACCGATCGAGGATGAAATATGCAATTTCACGGCCTTTGCGGATCAACTGGACAGCAGAGTTAGTAAG GGGCACGACGGACCGTTCGCAAACGTCCCGAAGCCCGGCGCCAGGATGGGCCTCGTCCACGGTCACCCGAACGGCTCGGACCTCAGGACCACGCACGCCCCTCTGCCCAGACCGCGTCTGCAAG aGAATAATTCTTCAACTGATATTTTACTGATGAAAATAAAGTCTCAACCGACAACCAACGATACATACGGTGACATTGCCGTGGAAAGAGGAAACAGCTCAG AAGCAGTAACATCCGTCCCGGAGGAAGGTGCGGGCAAAGAATTGGACCGGGAGGAAGGAAACGCGCGGCCTACGGCGGACGGTAAAAAGACCCCGGGACTTCGCG AATCTGAAATGGACTGA